The window TGTCGACGCCCGTCGCCGGGCGCCTCGGCGACATGTACGGCAAGCGACGCATGCTGCTGACCTCCCTGATTCCGCTGATCGCGGGCTCGGTGGTCTGCGCCCTGTCGTCCTCCGTCGTCCCGATGATCGCCGGTCGTGGTCTGCAGGGCCTGGGCATGGGCGTGGTACCTCTGGGCATCAGCCTCCTGCGCGACGTGGTGCCGGCCGAGAAGCTCGGCTCGTCCATCGCGATCATGAGTGCATCCATGGGGGTGGGCGGCGCGCTCGGCCTGCCCTTCGCCGCCGCGATCGCGGAGAACTCCAGTTGGCGGGTGCTGTTCTGGGTCGTCGCGGCCCTGGCCCTGGCCGTCGGCACGCTGATCTGGATCTTCGTGCCCGGGGACCGCGAGAACAAGGCCTCGGGCGGCTTCGACCTGCCCGGTGCCATCGGCCTGGGCAGCGCGCTGATCTGCCTGCTGCTCGCCGTCTCCAAGGGCGCCGACTGGGGCTGGGGCAGCGGCACCACACTCGGCCTGTTCGCCGCCGCTGTCATCGTGCTGCTGGTCTGGGGCTGGTGGGAGCTGCGCATCAGCGATCCGCTGGTCGACCTGCGGGTGACCGCCCGCCCGCAGGTACTGATGACCAACGCGGCCTCGATCCTGGTCGGGTTCGCGATGTACGCCCAGTCCCTGGTCGTGCCCCAGCTGCTGCAGCTGCCCGAGGCCACCGGCTACGGCCTGGGCCAGTCGATGCTCGCCATGGGCCTGTGGATGGCGCCGGCGGGCCTGATGATGATGGTCATGTCGCCGATCGGCGCCAAGCTC is drawn from Streptomyces sp. NBC_01717 and contains these coding sequences:
- a CDS encoding MFS transporter: MDSPQPAARSGGVVGILAFAGIVAAITQTLVVPLIAELPKLLDTSASNASWVITATLLAAAVSTPVAGRLGDMYGKRRMLLTSLIPLIAGSVVCALSSSVVPMIAGRGLQGLGMGVVPLGISLLRDVVPAEKLGSSIAIMSASMGVGGALGLPFAAAIAENSSWRVLFWVVAALALAVGTLIWIFVPGDRENKASGGFDLPGAIGLGSALICLLLAVSKGADWGWGSGTTLGLFAAAVIVLLVWGWWELRISDPLVDLRVTARPQVLMTNAASILVGFAMYAQSLVVPQLLQLPEATGYGLGQSMLAMGLWMAPAGLMMMVMSPIGAKLSAAKGPKVTLAVGSLIIGVGYGISLPIISSGSTWSLLAVTIVCNTGVGFAYGAMPALIMGAVPQSETASANSFNTLMRSIGSSVSAAVIGVVLAQLTTDFGGYALPSEDGFRIAMLIGCGVGLAAAVVASLIPVRAAARPGATVPQHTASEVTEAEVKA